In Solirubrobacterales bacterium, the following are encoded in one genomic region:
- a CDS encoding protein kinase: protein MSQPPASAQMIGTVLSGRYRLEAKLGSGGMSTVYLARDEVLDRPVAVKLMHREMTEQPDQLERFNQEARAVAKLSNPNVVSVIDAGEDGGRPYIVFEYVQGETLKQRIARVGALDATEALAYGLEIAQALQVAHDGEMVHRDVKPQNVLIDSTGRAKLTDFGISRQLDEEGVTAPGRVLGTTDYVAPEQAMGKEVDPRSDIYSLGIVLYEMLTGDVPFTAENQIGVAMKHVNDDLPDVQELRPDISAASGRVIDRATAKNPEDRYQTIGEMSDEMQAALEVEAIRGGGSSDQATSVLDAVPSPRRQAPLARKTSPWPAVALLLVALMIAAGTAWFISRGDTGGGGGGGAGGSSGTARQIPLVAAADYDPEGDQTEHTEEAALAIDSDRSATAWTTESYATEDLSGKRGVGLYVDAGKPVAASEMEIRSPTPGWDLEVWGANEPVPENLDGGWTALGKVNDVGKRQRFDLATAGRKYRYYLLWITRPAGVDDQFSVAVSDIRLFH from the coding sequence ATGAGCCAACCGCCTGCCAGCGCACAGATGATCGGTACCGTCCTGTCGGGCCGTTACCGGCTGGAAGCGAAGCTCGGCAGTGGCGGCATGTCCACCGTGTACCTCGCCCGGGACGAGGTGCTCGACCGTCCGGTCGCGGTGAAACTGATGCACCGCGAGATGACCGAACAACCGGATCAGCTCGAACGGTTCAACCAGGAAGCCCGCGCGGTCGCCAAGCTTTCCAACCCGAATGTGGTTTCGGTGATCGACGCCGGCGAGGACGGGGGACGCCCCTACATCGTTTTCGAGTACGTCCAGGGTGAAACCCTGAAGCAGCGGATCGCGCGGGTCGGGGCGCTCGACGCGACCGAGGCGCTGGCCTACGGCCTCGAGATCGCCCAGGCGCTCCAGGTCGCCCACGACGGCGAGATGGTCCACCGGGACGTGAAACCCCAGAACGTCCTGATCGACTCGACCGGCCGGGCCAAGCTGACCGACTTCGGGATTTCCCGTCAACTGGACGAGGAGGGGGTGACCGCCCCCGGGCGGGTGCTCGGCACCACCGACTACGTGGCCCCGGAACAGGCGATGGGCAAGGAGGTCGACCCCCGCTCGGACATCTACTCGCTGGGGATCGTCCTGTACGAGATGCTGACCGGGGACGTCCCGTTCACGGCCGAGAACCAGATCGGCGTCGCGATGAAGCACGTCAACGACGACCTGCCCGACGTCCAGGAGCTCCGGCCGGACATTTCCGCCGCCTCCGGCCGGGTGATCGACCGGGCGACCGCCAAGAATCCGGAGGACCGATACCAGACGATCGGCGAGATGTCCGACGAGATGCAGGCCGCGCTCGAGGTCGAGGCGATCCGTGGGGGCGGCAGCTCCGACCAGGCGACCTCGGTGCTCGATGCGGTGCCCTCCCCGCGGCGTCAGGCACCGCTGGCAAGGAAGACCTCGCCGTGGCCGGCCGTGGCCCTGCTGCTGGTTGCGCTGATGATCGCCGCCGGAACCGCCTGGTTCATCTCCCGGGGCGACACCGGCGGGGGTGGCGGCGGCGGGGCCGGAGGCAGCTCCGGCACCGCCCGCCAGATTCCGCTGGTTGCCGCCGCCGACTACGACCCGGAGGGCGACCAGACCGAACACACCGAGGAGGCCGCGCTGGCGATCGACTCGGACCGCAGTGCCACCGCCTGGACCACCGAAAGCTACGCCACCGAGGACCTCAGCGGCAAGCGCGGCGTCGGTCTGTACGTGGACGCCGGCAAACCGGTCGCGGCCTCCGAGATGGAGATTCGGTCCCCCACCCCCGGTTGGGATCTCGAGGTCTGGGGTGCCAACGAGCCGGTGCCGGAAAACCTGGACGGGGGCTGGACCGCACTGGGCAAGGTGAACGACGTCGGCAAGCGGCAGCGCTTCGATCTCGCTACCGCCGGCCGCAAGTACCGCTACTACCTGCTCTGGATCACCCGGCCCGCCGGGGTCGACGACCAGTTCAGCGTGGCGGTCAGCGACATCCGGCTGTT
- a CDS encoding DsbA family protein, with protein MPAEFHYITDPACENSWAVEPILRRLEWEFDGELRVKRIMAGLARSFAGTETERLGSWIDAAACSGMPLDPRIWRENPPQGTYPACMSVKAAGEQGTDLEGAFLRRLRVAIMCERRFPDSPGSFEGLAAEAGLDVRRFGIDLESTATLESFGADLEAAREAGGETPAGLFRPAAERDGPASPGVAGDIHRVGSGSGFEEWRGAALAAGARPVRTARPSITEAIERFGPLSGAELKALTGLPEPVLEAELWSGAREWRYRPSRYLTGTIWEPVGSI; from the coding sequence GTGCCTGCCGAGTTCCACTACATCACTGATCCGGCCTGCGAAAACTCATGGGCCGTCGAGCCTATCCTGCGGCGACTCGAGTGGGAGTTCGACGGCGAGTTGCGGGTGAAAAGAATCATGGCCGGTCTGGCCCGCTCGTTTGCCGGGACGGAAACCGAGCGGCTGGGGTCATGGATCGATGCTGCAGCTTGCTCTGGCATGCCTCTTGATCCTCGCATCTGGAGGGAAAACCCTCCTCAAGGAACCTACCCGGCCTGTATGTCGGTAAAGGCGGCAGGCGAGCAGGGCACGGATCTGGAGGGCGCCTTCCTGCGCCGGTTGCGGGTGGCGATCATGTGTGAGCGCCGCTTTCCGGACAGCCCGGGATCCTTCGAGGGGCTGGCCGCGGAGGCCGGGCTCGACGTCCGCCGCTTCGGGATCGACCTGGAGTCGACCGCGACCCTGGAGTCTTTCGGGGCCGATCTCGAGGCTGCCCGTGAGGCCGGCGGCGAGACGCCAGCCGGACTCTTCCGGCCCGCTGCGGAGCGTGACGGCCCGGCTTCCCCGGGGGTGGCAGGTGACATCCATCGGGTCGGATCCGGATCCGGGTTCGAGGAGTGGAGGGGTGCCGCCCTGGCGGCCGGGGCCCGGCCGGTGAGGACGGCCCGCCCCTCGATCACCGAGGCGATCGAACGGTTCGGACCGTTGTCCGGGGCCGAACTGAAAGCGCTGACCGGCCTGCCGGAACCGGTGCTGGAAGCCGAGCTCTGGAGCGGGGCCCGGGAGTGGCGCTACCGGCCGAGCCGCTACCTGACCGGAACCATCTGGGAGCCGGTCGGGTCGATCTGA